Proteins encoded in a region of the Pseudomonas sp. PDNC002 genome:
- a CDS encoding Hpt domain-containing protein, whose protein sequence is MPESHLDDTVLSDLLSIMEDEYPLLVETFLSDSEERLRSIREATAAADAPALRHAAHSFKGSCGNMGANVLSSLCKRLEEAARQNDLATAQGLIGKVEHEFAIVRTLLLPGRA, encoded by the coding sequence ATGCCCGAGTCGCATCTCGATGACACCGTGCTGAGCGACCTTCTGTCGATCATGGAAGACGAGTACCCGCTCCTGGTGGAGACCTTCCTCAGCGATTCCGAGGAACGCCTGCGCAGCATCCGCGAAGCCACCGCCGCCGCCGACGCCCCTGCGTTGCGGCATGCCGCCCACAGCTTCAAGGGCAGCTGCGGCAACATGGGCGCCAACGTGTTGAGCAGCCTGTGCAAGCGCCTGGAAGAAGCCGCGCGGCAGAACGACCTGGCCACCGCCCAGGGGCTGATCGGCAAGGTGGAGCACGAATTCGCCATCGTCCGCACCCTGCTGTTGCCCGGCCGCGCCTGA
- a CDS encoding SpoIIE family protein phosphatase, translating to MAEFLTVLIADDNAADRLLLSTIVSRQGHRVLTAGNGLEALALFAQERPQLVLMDALMPVMDGFEAARRIRRQAGEELVPIIFLTSLSEPEALVQSLEAGGDDFLSKPYNRIILEAKIRAMGRLHHLQRTVLEQRDLIARHNEHLLNEQRVAKAVFDKVAHSGCLNAANIRYLQSPFALFNGDLLLAAFKPSGGMHVLLGDFTGHGLPAAIGAMPLAEVFYGMTAKGYPMADILREMNAKLKRILPVGVFCCAAMLNLSFQRGLVEVWNGGLPNGYLHHHGNGQLQPLISRHLPLGILDAGAFSDHCEVYAMEEGDRVFLFSDGVLEARNTADEAFGEERLRQVFAEEPMASRLFDGIQAAVSRFRGEAQDDVSMLEIALVSEDSLQRPPLAFSDDGQSSPLDWSASFEFRAPTLRHFNPLPFLLQLLMEVQDLRPRGGDLYTVLAELYSNALEHGVMGLDSTLKCDAAGFARYYQERSKRLTALRDGYVRFHLDLAPHGDGGRLLMRVEDSGDGFDVGSVLASQQAAGSLCGRGLALVRQLADRCQWSADGKTVSVEFFWSAHA from the coding sequence ATGGCTGAATTCCTCACCGTTCTGATCGCCGACGACAACGCCGCCGATCGCCTGCTGCTGTCGACCATCGTCAGCCGCCAGGGCCACCGTGTGCTGACCGCCGGAAACGGCCTGGAAGCGCTGGCGCTGTTCGCGCAGGAGCGTCCGCAACTGGTGCTGATGGATGCGCTGATGCCGGTGATGGACGGCTTCGAGGCCGCGCGGCGGATTCGCCGGCAGGCCGGCGAGGAGCTCGTGCCGATCATCTTCCTCACCTCGCTGAGCGAGCCCGAGGCGCTGGTGCAGAGCCTGGAGGCGGGCGGCGACGATTTCCTCTCCAAGCCCTACAACCGCATCATCCTCGAAGCCAAGATCCGCGCCATGGGGCGCCTGCATCACCTGCAGCGGACAGTGCTGGAGCAGCGCGACCTGATCGCCCGGCACAACGAGCACCTGCTCAACGAGCAGCGGGTGGCCAAGGCGGTATTCGACAAGGTGGCGCACTCGGGCTGCCTCAACGCGGCGAACATCCGCTACCTGCAATCGCCGTTCGCGCTGTTCAACGGCGACCTGCTGCTGGCGGCGTTCAAGCCCTCGGGCGGCATGCATGTACTGCTCGGCGACTTCACCGGCCACGGCCTGCCGGCGGCCATCGGCGCCATGCCGCTGGCCGAGGTGTTCTATGGTATGACCGCCAAGGGTTACCCGATGGCGGACATCCTTCGGGAGATGAATGCCAAGCTCAAGCGCATCCTGCCGGTCGGGGTGTTCTGCTGCGCGGCGATGCTCAACCTGAGCTTCCAGCGCGGGCTGGTGGAGGTGTGGAATGGCGGGCTGCCCAATGGCTACCTGCACCACCACGGCAATGGCCAACTGCAGCCGCTGATCTCGCGCCACCTGCCGCTGGGCATCCTCGATGCGGGCGCGTTCAGCGACCATTGCGAGGTCTATGCGATGGAGGAGGGCGACCGCGTGTTCCTCTTCTCCGACGGTGTGCTGGAGGCGCGCAACACGGCGGACGAGGCGTTCGGCGAGGAGCGCCTGCGCCAGGTGTTCGCCGAGGAACCGATGGCGTCACGCCTGTTCGATGGCATCCAGGCGGCGGTATCGCGCTTTCGTGGCGAGGCCCAGGACGATGTCAGCATGCTGGAGATCGCGCTGGTCTCGGAGGACTCGTTGCAGCGTCCGCCGCTGGCCTTTTCCGACGACGGCCAGAGCAGTCCGCTGGACTGGTCCGCCAGTTTCGAATTCCGCGCGCCGACGCTGCGTCACTTCAATCCACTGCCGTTCCTGCTGCAGCTGCTGATGGAAGTGCAGGACCTGCGCCCGCGTGGCGGCGACCTCTATACCGTGCTCGCCGAGCTGTACTCCAACGCCCTGGAGCACGGCGTGATGGGCCTGGACTCGACGCTCAAATGCGATGCCGCCGGTTTCGCCCGCTATTACCAGGAGCGCAGCAAGCGCCTGACTGCCCTGCGCGACGGCTACGTGCGCTTCCACCTGGATCTTGCGCCCCACGGCGATGGCGGGCGCTTGCTGATGCGCGTGGAGGACAGCGGCGACGGTTTCGATGTCGGCTCGGTACTCGCGTCGCAGCAGGCCGCCGGCAGTCTGTGCGGGCGTGGACTGGCGCTGGTGCGGCAACTCGCCGACCGCTGCCAGTGGTCCGCCGACGGCAAGACAGTCTCCGTGGAGTTCTTCTGGTCGGCTCATGCATAA